From the genome of Virgibacillus siamensis, one region includes:
- a CDS encoding aldehyde dehydrogenase encodes MEQISQLVNSQREFFKSGKTLDYAFRRTQLKALKSMLKNYETDIYRALKKDLNKSAHEALTTELGILYAEIDFALKQLKNWMEPQKVDTPITHKGTKNYIYKEPYGVSLIIAPWNYPLQLLIAPAIGAIAAGNTVVLKPSEFTGATSKLLASMIKQTFESQFVSVIEGAKEVSEQLLEQRFDYIFFTGSPQVGKSVMQQASKHLTPVTLELGGKSPAIVDKDATIDLTAKRIVWGKFTNAGQTCVAPDYIYVHEKVKAKLIKAMKKHIKALYGNHPIDNDDYVHIVHKNHFNRLMKFLNNGCIVHGGTADAERLSIEPTLLDGITWENSVMQEEIFGPIMPILTFRKLDDVITEMKEMEKPLALYYFGEKEKSQNKMMENVSFGGGCINDTLYHLANPHLPFGGVGTSGIGGYHGKYSFDTFSHQKSMMKQTTKFDLPLRYPGGKLTKTLVKRIMK; translated from the coding sequence ATGGAACAAATCAGTCAGCTTGTAAACAGTCAACGGGAGTTTTTTAAAAGTGGAAAAACACTGGATTATGCATTCCGCAGGACACAATTAAAAGCGCTAAAAAGCATGTTAAAGAACTATGAAACTGACATTTACCGTGCGTTAAAAAAAGATTTAAACAAATCAGCCCACGAAGCGCTTACAACCGAACTTGGCATCCTTTATGCAGAAATTGATTTTGCTCTGAAACAGTTAAAAAACTGGATGGAACCGCAAAAAGTGGATACCCCCATTACACATAAGGGGACAAAAAACTATATTTATAAAGAACCTTATGGTGTTTCTTTAATTATAGCACCATGGAATTACCCGCTGCAGCTTTTAATCGCTCCCGCCATTGGTGCAATTGCAGCCGGGAATACCGTTGTTCTGAAACCTTCCGAATTTACTGGAGCAACATCAAAACTTCTCGCCTCCATGATCAAACAAACCTTTGAATCGCAATTTGTGTCAGTCATTGAAGGGGCAAAGGAAGTAAGCGAACAACTGCTTGAACAGCGATTTGATTATATTTTTTTCACCGGCAGCCCTCAAGTTGGCAAAAGTGTCATGCAGCAGGCAAGTAAACATCTAACCCCGGTTACATTGGAGCTGGGTGGTAAAAGCCCTGCAATTGTGGATAAGGACGCAACAATTGATCTGACAGCAAAACGCATTGTCTGGGGTAAATTTACCAATGCCGGACAAACATGTGTCGCACCCGATTATATCTATGTTCATGAGAAAGTCAAAGCTAAGTTGATCAAGGCAATGAAGAAACACATAAAAGCATTGTATGGCAACCACCCAATTGACAATGATGATTATGTCCATATTGTACACAAAAATCATTTCAACCGGCTCATGAAGTTCCTGAATAATGGCTGCATTGTACATGGCGGCACAGCAGATGCAGAACGGTTATCAATTGAGCCTACCCTGCTTGATGGAATTACATGGGAAAATTCTGTTATGCAGGAGGAAATCTTCGGGCCCATAATGCCAATCCTAACTTTCCGCAAACTGGATGATGTGATTACGGAAATGAAGGAAATGGAGAAACCCCTCGCTTTGTATTATTTCGGTGAGAAGGAGAAATCGCAGAATAAAATGATGGAAAACGTATCCTTTGGCGGCGGATGCATTAATGATACCCTTTATCATCTCGCAAATCCACACCTTCCTTTTGGCGGTGTCGGAACAAGCGGTATAGGCGGTTATCACGGCAAATACAGTTTTGACACATTTTCACATCAAAAAAGCATGATGAAACAAACAACTAAATTCGACCTTCCATTGCGATATCCTGGTGGAAAACTTACAAAAACACTCGTCAAACGAATTATGAAATGA
- the namA gene encoding NADPH dehydrogenase NamA — MTKLFSPIDLDGITLKNRIAMSSMCMYSCSEQDGKITPFHQTHYISRAVGQVGLVMTEATAVQPEGRISHEDLGIWNDDHVEGLKQLTDQIHHYGSAAGIQLAHAGRKAELDSSIFAPSPLPFSENYKTPVEMNQKDIKESISAFKAAAERAKAANFDLIEIHAAHGYLINQFLSPLTNHRTDEYGGTAENRYRFLSEIITAVKGVWNGPLIVRISADEYDEHGNSQEEILYFAERMKRDGAALIDCSSGGVVPISVKSYPGYQIKRCETIRKIANIKTGAVGLITSGLQAEEIVQNDRADLVFIGRALLRNPYWVKQAADELGYQLEAPKQYKRGWR, encoded by the coding sequence ATGACGAAACTATTTTCACCAATCGATTTAGACGGAATTACACTTAAGAACCGCATTGCTATGTCTTCCATGTGCATGTATTCATGTTCTGAACAGGATGGAAAAATAACACCATTTCATCAGACACACTACATATCCCGTGCGGTCGGACAAGTAGGACTTGTAATGACCGAGGCAACTGCTGTTCAACCGGAAGGACGTATTTCACATGAGGATCTTGGCATCTGGAATGATGACCATGTGGAGGGGCTGAAACAATTAACGGATCAAATCCACCATTATGGATCTGCAGCCGGCATTCAGCTTGCACACGCTGGCCGTAAAGCAGAATTGGACTCCTCCATTTTTGCACCGTCTCCCTTGCCATTCAGTGAAAATTATAAAACACCGGTTGAGATGAATCAGAAGGACATTAAGGAGTCGATCAGTGCGTTCAAAGCTGCTGCTGAGCGCGCAAAAGCGGCAAATTTTGATCTTATCGAAATCCATGCAGCCCACGGCTATTTGATCAATCAGTTTCTTTCACCACTTACAAATCATCGGACGGATGAATATGGAGGGACTGCGGAAAACCGTTATCGTTTTCTATCTGAAATTATAACAGCGGTCAAAGGTGTATGGAATGGTCCGTTAATTGTGCGTATATCCGCAGATGAATACGATGAGCATGGGAACAGCCAAGAGGAAATCCTATACTTCGCTGAACGCATGAAACGTGACGGAGCAGCATTGATTGATTGCAGTTCCGGAGGGGTTGTACCGATTTCGGTCAAATCTTATCCCGGCTATCAAATTAAACGGTGTGAAACAATCAGAAAAATAGCCAACATTAAAACAGGTGCCGTCGGATTAATTACCAGTGGACTGCAGGCGGAAGAGATTGTCCAGAATGACCGGGCAGATCTTGTTTTTATTGGGCGTGCCTTATTGCGGAATCCGTATTGGGTTAAACAAGCTGCAGATGAACTTGGCTATCAGCTTGAAGCGCCAAAACAATACAAACGGGGTTGGAGATAG
- a CDS encoding Y-family DNA polymerase, whose translation MDYSGYPRNDVLCIDMRSFYASVEAVKLGLDPMTVQLAVVGDTSRPGSIVLAASPELKKKHGISNVSRFFELPDDPEIVIAPAHMADYLEVSVEITKLINQYVPKEAIHQYSVDEVWVTVNGLQKQFGTRQGVAMSIKQDILENFGITCSIGIGDNKFLAKVVMDLHAKKAGIAECRYEDVEAKLWPFPVQDIWGIGRRMQRNLNRMGIVKLKHLANFPLENLKRRFGIMGEQLYWHAWGIDLSPVFGNFTKTEQKGFGHGISLLRDYTGEEIAACILDLCEEACRRARTANKAGRTIHLGIAYSKETGGGFGRSRSVQFPTNITMDVYTIAMQLFHEFYDETSKIRHVYITLDNLYENRETQLNLFDDRPKKKDIGFVMDSIRDKFGATAILRATSYTDAGITIGRSHKIGGHQA comes from the coding sequence TTGGATTATTCCGGCTATCCAAGAAATGACGTGCTGTGCATCGATATGCGCTCTTTTTACGCGAGTGTCGAAGCTGTCAAACTGGGACTGGACCCCATGACCGTACAACTGGCTGTGGTCGGTGACACAAGCCGGCCGGGAAGCATTGTACTGGCGGCTTCTCCGGAACTAAAGAAGAAACATGGCATCAGCAATGTCAGCCGCTTTTTTGAACTTCCCGATGATCCGGAAATTGTGATTGCCCCCGCACACATGGCTGACTATCTGGAAGTATCCGTGGAAATCACAAAACTGATTAATCAATATGTGCCAAAAGAAGCTATTCATCAGTATTCTGTTGACGAAGTATGGGTTACTGTAAATGGACTTCAAAAACAGTTCGGCACTCGTCAGGGAGTTGCCATGTCCATTAAGCAAGACATCCTGGAAAACTTCGGTATCACTTGTTCGATTGGTATCGGTGACAATAAATTTCTGGCAAAAGTTGTGATGGACCTGCATGCAAAAAAAGCAGGCATAGCCGAGTGCAGATATGAGGATGTGGAAGCGAAATTATGGCCGTTTCCTGTTCAGGATATTTGGGGAATCGGCCGAAGAATGCAACGTAATTTAAACCGAATGGGGATTGTAAAACTCAAGCATCTCGCCAATTTCCCGCTGGAAAACCTAAAAAGACGCTTTGGAATTATGGGGGAACAGCTTTATTGGCATGCTTGGGGAATTGACCTTAGTCCCGTCTTCGGTAATTTTACCAAAACGGAGCAAAAAGGATTCGGTCACGGTATTTCTTTATTGCGTGATTACACCGGAGAGGAAATTGCCGCCTGTATTCTTGATCTTTGTGAGGAAGCCTGCCGCCGGGCAAGAACGGCAAACAAAGCGGGACGGACAATACACCTCGGAATTGCATATTCCAAAGAAACAGGCGGTGGATTCGGACGGTCGAGATCTGTACAGTTCCCGACCAACATTACAATGGATGTTTATACTATTGCTATGCAGCTTTTCCATGAATTCTACGATGAGACCAGTAAAATCAGACATGTCTATATAACACTGGATAATCTTTATGAAAACAGGGAAACCCAGCTTAACTTATTTGACGACAGGCCCAAGAAAAAAGATATCGGTTTTGTGATGGACTCAATCCGTGATAAATTCGGGGCCACTGCTATCTTGCGGGCCACAAGTTATACAGATGCCGGAATCACCATTGGCCGCAGCCATAAAATCGGCGGTCACCAGGCATAA
- a CDS encoding SDR family NAD(P)-dependent oxidoreductase has translation MQNRIAGKKIIVTGASSGIGEQIAWQIAENGGVPIMVARSINKLQNQQMQIKKVHQVNSYAYQADLLNQKELDKVIVQILSEHSQIHGLINNAGAGVFDYVKDLRWTDVERMFQLNVFALIQGTKLLLPHFIEHQEGHVINVASQAGKIATPKAAGYAATKHAVLGFTNSLRLETSDYNIRVTSVNLGPVKTNFFAGADSTGDYQKNMERYMLPPDKVAAKIVKALFTDKREINLPGWMELGSKLYHLFPGTMERLLKKQFNRK, from the coding sequence ATGCAAAATAGAATTGCCGGTAAAAAAATTATTGTCACCGGTGCCTCCAGCGGCATCGGCGAACAGATTGCCTGGCAAATTGCCGAAAACGGCGGGGTTCCAATCATGGTCGCCCGTTCCATCAATAAACTGCAAAATCAGCAGATGCAGATTAAAAAGGTACATCAGGTTAACAGTTATGCTTATCAGGCGGACTTATTAAATCAAAAGGAACTTGATAAGGTAATAGTTCAAATCCTGTCTGAGCATTCACAAATTCATGGTTTAATCAACAATGCCGGTGCAGGTGTGTTTGATTATGTCAAGGACTTACGATGGACAGATGTGGAGCGTATGTTTCAATTAAATGTATTTGCGCTCATACAGGGGACAAAACTTCTTTTGCCGCATTTTATAGAGCACCAGGAAGGGCATGTAATAAATGTTGCCTCACAGGCGGGTAAAATTGCCACTCCGAAAGCTGCTGGTTATGCCGCGACCAAGCATGCTGTTCTCGGATTTACCAATTCACTCCGCTTGGAAACATCTGACTATAATATCCGTGTTACATCAGTTAATCTGGGGCCTGTAAAAACTAATTTTTTTGCCGGGGCTGATTCGACCGGTGACTATCAGAAAAACATGGAGCGTTATATGCTTCCTCCCGATAAAGTGGCTGCGAAAATTGTAAAAGCTTTGTTTACGGACAAGCGGGAAATCAATTTACCGGGCTGGATGGAACTGGGCAGCAAATTGTATCACTTGTTTCCGGGAACGATGGAAAGGCTTTTGAAAAAACAGTTTAACAGGAAATAA
- a CDS encoding M20/M25/M40 family metallo-hydrolase — protein sequence MKNWQTKEQLTDLLCSLVEHQSITGSNAEIALAEYMHHLLMQKNYFQNNPDHLNLHPLADGRHLLTALVKNGVSSDTIILLSHFDVVGIDDYGSLGNLAFYPRELTKEMEAIKDRLPQAVQSDLSSGEWLFGRGSMDMKAGLTLHFSMIERAIAGEFNGNILLVSVPDEEVNSLGMVTALPVLEQLQQEEQLTYTACLNGEPMFSKYPGDTNYYVYAGSIGKMLPGFYCYGKASHVGEPFAGINPNLMTSFLSQQLELNEAFIEKIGDEVTPPPISLMQRDLKEEYSVQTPHTAISMFNVLFLKQSFDQINGKLLEGAEAAARKVEKYVYAKASHFADVADDFTMPDLHVRVMMYDELYKEAVKRHGANEVKRRENLLVSQRDTGDRDFSTLLVQELASMCKDLAPMIILFYSPPFYPAVSSYDDPRIRQVMDHVKTYTKEHYSKKLTVSEFFTGLSDLSFVGPATAESQLQQLTVNMPLQHNGFLFPEDVMKQLTMPILNIGPLGKDPHQWTERLELTYSFDYLPAILTEAIHQLFDK from the coding sequence ATGAAAAACTGGCAAACAAAGGAGCAATTGACTGATTTATTGTGTTCGTTGGTGGAACACCAGAGCATAACAGGCAGCAATGCCGAAATTGCTTTAGCGGAATATATGCATCATTTACTGATGCAGAAAAATTATTTTCAAAATAATCCGGACCATCTGAATCTTCATCCACTTGCAGATGGAAGACATCTCTTAACAGCTTTGGTGAAAAACGGTGTTTCATCAGATACGATTATTTTGCTAAGCCATTTTGATGTTGTTGGTATTGATGACTATGGCTCTCTGGGAAATCTTGCTTTTTACCCACGGGAACTGACAAAGGAAATGGAGGCAATAAAGGACCGGCTTCCCCAAGCTGTCCAATCAGACTTATCGTCCGGTGAGTGGTTGTTCGGCCGTGGATCCATGGATATGAAGGCTGGACTTACACTGCATTTTTCCATGATTGAACGGGCCATCGCCGGTGAATTTAACGGAAATATTTTACTTGTTTCAGTTCCCGATGAAGAAGTAAATTCGTTGGGAATGGTAACGGCACTTCCGGTGCTGGAACAGCTTCAGCAAGAAGAACAACTTACATATACCGCATGCCTGAACGGTGAGCCGATGTTCAGCAAATACCCGGGAGATACGAATTACTATGTTTATGCCGGTTCGATCGGTAAAATGCTGCCCGGTTTTTATTGCTATGGAAAAGCATCACATGTCGGTGAACCATTTGCCGGAATTAATCCTAATTTAATGACAAGTTTTTTATCCCAGCAACTGGAACTAAACGAAGCCTTTATCGAAAAAATTGGCGATGAAGTCACACCCCCGCCAATCAGTTTGATGCAGCGGGATTTGAAAGAGGAATATTCCGTCCAGACGCCGCACACCGCCATTTCGATGTTTAACGTGCTTTTTTTAAAACAGTCATTCGACCAGATCAATGGCAAATTATTGGAAGGTGCTGAGGCAGCTGCCCGTAAGGTTGAAAAATATGTTTATGCAAAGGCCAGTCATTTTGCTGACGTAGCCGATGATTTTACAATGCCTGATCTTCATGTGCGTGTTATGATGTATGATGAATTGTATAAAGAAGCTGTAAAGCGCCATGGTGCAAATGAGGTGAAACGTCGGGAAAATCTGCTTGTCAGTCAGCGCGACACAGGAGACCGGGATTTTTCCACATTGCTTGTTCAGGAACTGGCATCCATGTGCAAAGATCTAGCACCAATGATTATTTTATTCTACAGCCCGCCATTTTATCCTGCCGTATCATCCTATGATGATCCGCGTATTCGGCAGGTGATGGACCATGTAAAAACCTATACTAAGGAACACTACAGCAAAAAATTGACCGTGTCGGAGTTTTTTACCGGGTTGTCCGATTTGAGTTTTGTTGGACCCGCAACAGCCGAAAGCCAGTTGCAGCAATTGACTGTTAATATGCCGCTGCAGCATAATGGTTTTCTTTTTCCGGAAGATGTCATGAAGCAGTTGACGATGCCTATATTGAATATAGGGCCGTTGGGAAAAGATCCGCACCAATGGACTGAACGGCTTGAATTGACATACAGCTTTGACTATTTACCTGCTATTTTAACCGAAGCCATTCATCAGCTGTTTGACAAATAA
- a CDS encoding MBL fold metallo-hydrolase, producing MKVMDKTISQITVPTPFAVGDTHVYLLKGDILSLVDAGVKTKEAWEALKDQLNELGYTPADIEQIILTHHHPDHIGLVDQFPRVKQIAAHENVDLWLSRNETFFQRYEAFFADFFIKCGVPSEYRDVLKKLRGPLNFAGSGHVDTIMKAGDPLPGHNDWQVIDTRGHAQSHLSFLRECDGAFIGGDHLLQHISSNPLLEAPVDGGDRPKPMLQYRANLIKCLHLGIRTVFPGHGEVFSDVASLIPSRLKKQEQRADHVLTLLKDHPQSIFEICRQIFAKQYKSQLDLTISETTGQLDYLEDEGLVGKSLEDGVCYYYAK from the coding sequence ATGAAAGTAATGGACAAAACAATCAGTCAGATTACAGTACCGACACCTTTTGCTGTTGGGGATACCCATGTATATCTTCTTAAGGGAGACATCCTTTCCCTTGTGGATGCAGGGGTTAAAACGAAAGAGGCATGGGAAGCGCTGAAAGATCAATTGAACGAACTTGGTTATACGCCGGCTGATATTGAACAAATTATTTTGACACACCATCATCCGGATCATATTGGGCTTGTCGATCAGTTTCCACGGGTTAAGCAAATTGCAGCACATGAAAACGTTGATTTATGGCTAAGCCGAAATGAAACATTCTTCCAGCGCTATGAAGCATTCTTTGCCGACTTTTTTATAAAATGCGGTGTGCCATCGGAATACCGCGATGTACTGAAAAAGCTTCGGGGACCGCTGAATTTTGCCGGTTCAGGACATGTCGATACAATTATGAAAGCGGGCGATCCATTGCCGGGACATAATGATTGGCAGGTTATTGATACAAGGGGCCACGCGCAAAGTCATTTGTCGTTTCTCCGAGAATGTGACGGTGCATTTATTGGCGGAGACCACCTGCTTCAGCATATTTCATCCAATCCGCTGCTGGAGGCACCGGTGGATGGGGGAGATCGTCCGAAACCAATGCTGCAATACCGGGCAAACCTTATAAAATGCTTGCATCTTGGAATCCGTACAGTTTTTCCCGGGCATGGGGAGGTTTTTTCAGATGTCGCTTCACTGATTCCTTCCCGTTTGAAAAAGCAGGAGCAGCGGGCTGATCATGTGCTAACGCTTTTAAAGGATCATCCACAGTCGATATTTGAAATTTGCCGGCAAATCTTTGCGAAACAATATAAAAGTCAGCTTGATTTAACTATTTCCGAAACGACCGGACAGCTTGATTACCTGGAAGATGAAGGTCTTGTCGGTAAATCACTTGAAGATGGGGTTTGTTATTATTATGCAAAATAG
- the rnz gene encoding ribonuclease Z has protein sequence MELIFLGTGSGIPSKTRNVSALALTLLQEENSIWLFDCGEATQHQILHTSIKPRKINKIFITHLHGDHIFGLPGLLSSRSFQGGDDLLTIYGPPGIKEYVETSLKVSGTHLTYPLSISEFQEGEIVADENFSVSVKKLEHGIASYGFRIIEKDKTGPLLVEKLQREGIKPGPIYQQIKENDTVTTNNGKTIYRKDFLGPPKKGRILTILGDTRNPVQFQEFAANSDVLVHEATFDHSRKDLARQYFHSTSVQAATLAKESQSGTLLLTHISSRYQREESERLLQEARAVFANTELADDFYKVTIDSN, from the coding sequence ATGGAACTCATTTTTCTCGGTACCGGTTCAGGGATTCCATCCAAAACCCGGAATGTATCAGCACTGGCACTAACTCTGCTGCAGGAAGAAAACAGTATCTGGCTGTTCGATTGCGGTGAAGCAACACAACATCAAATCTTGCATACGTCCATTAAGCCAAGAAAAATTAATAAAATATTCATCACCCATTTGCATGGTGATCACATTTTTGGCCTCCCTGGGCTGCTCAGCAGCAGATCTTTCCAGGGAGGGGACGATCTGTTAACCATTTACGGCCCGCCAGGTATAAAAGAATATGTGGAGACAAGTCTGAAAGTAAGTGGAACACATCTGACCTACCCGCTTTCAATCAGCGAATTCCAGGAAGGTGAAATAGTTGCGGATGAAAATTTTTCTGTCTCCGTAAAAAAATTGGAGCATGGGATTGCAAGCTATGGTTTTCGTATTATTGAAAAGGATAAAACAGGTCCTCTTTTAGTTGAAAAACTGCAGCGGGAAGGTATCAAACCTGGTCCCATATATCAGCAAATAAAAGAAAATGATACGGTTACGACGAATAACGGGAAAACAATTTATCGTAAGGATTTTCTTGGACCGCCGAAGAAAGGACGCATCCTGACAATACTTGGTGATACAAGAAATCCTGTTCAGTTCCAGGAATTTGCGGCAAATTCAGATGTACTTGTTCACGAGGCGACATTCGATCATTCAAGGAAGGATCTTGCCCGCCAGTATTTTCATTCAACATCGGTACAAGCGGCAACACTGGCGAAAGAAAGTCAATCCGGGACTTTGCTGCTGACACACATATCATCCCGATACCAAAGGGAAGAATCAGAAAGGTTGCTGCAAGAGGCAAGAGCTGTTTTTGCAAATACGGAACTTGCAGACGATTTTTACAAGGTAACGATAGATTCCAATTAA
- a CDS encoding glycerophosphodiester phosphodiesterase, whose amino-acid sequence MSTAIIAHRGASKVAPENTMSAFKIAYQSGADGIETDVQLTKDRVPVLMHDERLKRTTNGSGYIKNYTFHELQSLDAGSWFSKNFSGEKIITLHELLKWLLNKPLYLNIELKNNKIDYENLENIVVDMISQFHLQNRTIISTFNPTSVRRLRTVTQQIEIAYLTSKRKHNIIRNAKQLGANAVHVKYRLLSKKLMQQSKEENMPVRVYTVNRPGRMRRCFDYQCDGIFTDQPEQALHYRRQFGSNFL is encoded by the coding sequence TTGTCAACTGCAATCATAGCCCATCGCGGCGCCAGTAAAGTTGCCCCTGAAAATACGATGTCAGCCTTTAAAATCGCATACCAATCGGGGGCGGATGGAATTGAAACAGATGTGCAGCTGACGAAAGACCGCGTGCCTGTTCTGATGCACGACGAACGTCTGAAGCGCACAACAAATGGTTCCGGTTACATAAAGAACTATACGTTTCACGAATTGCAAAGTCTCGATGCTGGTTCATGGTTTTCCAAAAATTTTTCGGGTGAAAAAATCATAACACTTCATGAACTGCTGAAATGGCTGCTCAACAAGCCTTTATATTTAAACATTGAACTGAAAAATAATAAAATAGACTATGAGAATCTGGAAAACATCGTTGTTGATATGATATCACAATTTCATCTGCAAAACCGAACCATCATTTCAACATTTAATCCAACAAGCGTCCGGCGTTTGAGAACAGTAACACAACAAATCGAAATTGCTTATTTAACGTCAAAACGCAAACACAATATTATTAGGAACGCCAAACAATTGGGAGCAAACGCTGTTCATGTAAAATACCGTCTCCTCAGTAAAAAACTGATGCAGCAGTCCAAGGAGGAAAACATGCCGGTTCGCGTGTACACGGTTAATAGACCCGGCCGCATGAGGCGCTGTTTTGATTATCAATGTGATGGCATTTTTACGGATCAGCCTGAACAAGCATTGCATTACCGTAGACAGTTTGGCAGCAATTTTTTGTAA